Proteins encoded together in one Maricaulis maris window:
- a CDS encoding RNA polymerase sigma factor — protein MPNADAPGLTPSDEQLACRARAGDRMAFNRLMQRHAPRLVNFLERQLGSRSDADDVAQNTFIAIHRNLHRFDETRAFVTWMFVIARNKAKDHHRRRAVRNWIGLEEPSVPAPVDPTTPERIVSDRDELARVNTAIQAMPEGLRTPLLLSVIDGMSHAEIGSVMGLSEKAAEVRVYRARRRLRDSFPPEG, from the coding sequence ATGCCGAACGCTGACGCCCCCGGTCTGACGCCCAGCGACGAACAATTGGCTTGCCGGGCGCGGGCGGGCGATCGAATGGCCTTCAATCGCCTGATGCAACGCCACGCGCCCCGGCTGGTGAATTTCCTCGAACGGCAGCTCGGCAGTCGGTCCGATGCCGACGATGTTGCGCAGAACACTTTTATCGCCATCCACCGAAACCTTCACCGCTTCGACGAGACCCGCGCCTTCGTAACCTGGATGTTTGTGATCGCCCGGAACAAGGCGAAGGACCATCATCGCCGCCGCGCGGTGCGCAACTGGATAGGCCTGGAAGAACCTTCGGTGCCCGCGCCAGTCGATCCGACCACACCTGAACGGATCGTTTCTGACCGGGATGAGCTGGCGCGCGTGAATACTGCCATCCAAGCCATGCCCGAGGGTTTGCGGACACCGCTCTTGCTTTCCGTAATCGACGGGATGAGCCACGCTGAAATCGGATCGGTCATGGGCTTGTCTGAAAAGGCTGCGGAAGTGCGTGTCTACCGGGCGCGCAGGCGGTTGCGGGACAGCTTTCCGCCTGAGGGATAA
- a CDS encoding periplasmic heavy metal sensor, translated as MIWRAGVTAAILGLLGGLAGVWLGAQLGNRSDTVTVSLHAVIHGQLHLTRDQEAEIEALEADFAREKSAFDQRLAEARHAIGTSLMESREMSPEVVEAAEALHDVMGELQLSTLNHILAMRAVMDVEQREIFDARLAAALDAER; from the coding sequence GTGATCTGGCGCGCAGGCGTTACAGCGGCAATCTTGGGGCTTCTGGGCGGACTGGCAGGCGTGTGGCTGGGCGCTCAGCTAGGCAATCGTTCCGATACCGTGACGGTCAGCCTTCACGCCGTGATTCACGGCCAGCTCCATTTGACCCGCGATCAGGAAGCGGAAATCGAGGCCTTGGAGGCGGATTTTGCTCGCGAAAAATCTGCCTTCGACCAACGACTGGCAGAGGCCCGGCACGCGATCGGCACGTCCTTGATGGAAAGTCGGGAAATGTCACCGGAAGTCGTCGAGGCTGCAGAGGCCCTTCATGATGTGATGGGCGAATTGCAGCTGTCCACGCTCAATCACATCCTCGCCATGCGCGCCGTGATGGACGTCGAGCAGCGCGAAATATTCGATGCGCGCCTGGCGGCGGCCCTTGATGCCGAACGCTGA
- a CDS encoding efflux RND transporter permease subunit yields the protein MIGSIIRWSIGNRLIVLILATLLAGSGVYSLVRMPMDAIPDLSDVQVIIKTTYPGQAPQVVEDQVTYPLTTAMLAVPGAVTVRGYSFFNDSYVYVIFEDGTDLYWARSRVLEYLSQVAPTLPDAARPALGPDATGVGWIYQYALVDRTGQHDLADLRSLQDWFLKYELQTIEGVSEVATIGGMVRQYQVVADPDRLRALGIPLSAVRTAIERGNQESGGRVIEMAEAEYMVRASGYIEGVEDLEAIPVAVTETGTPILMSDIADITIGPELRRGIGELNGEGEAVGGVVVMRYGENARATIQRVEERLNELGASLPEGVEIVTTYNRAGLIERAVSSLREKLIEEFLVVGLICALFLFHFRSSLVIFLSLPLGILTAIIVMNAQGINANIMSLGGIAIAIGAMVDAAIVMIENMHKHAEREPITRENRWEIVTKASVEVGPALFFSLLIVTFSFVPIFALEAQEGRLFHPLAFTKTYAMAAAAGLAITLVPVLMGYLVRGRITPEHKNPVNRLLIAGYRPFIGLAIRRPVAVLVAAGLVLASAAVPLSRMGSEFMPDLDEGDILYMPSAFPGVSAGKVTELLQQTNRLIMTVPEVLTVHGKAGRAETATDPAPLTMIETTIQLRPREEWRPGITIDDIRAELDAAVDVPSLTNAWIMPIRGRIDMLATGIKTPVGIKIAGPDLDVIAEIGEEVEAIIRTLDGTASVYAERVTGGRFVDIDVNRLEAARFGLNVADVHDVVRTAIGGMTVGESVEGRERYPINLRYPRDYRNSVDSIRDLPVVTPTGAEIPLGRVADISIADGPGVIRSENARTNGWVYVDINGVDIGSYVEEAQQALAEYMELPPGYSVSWSGQFEYMERAQAKLAVVVPVTLVIILLLLFLNFRRLTPVLMIMGTLPLALVGGVWLLDMLGYNLSVAVGVGFIALAGVAVEIGVLMIVYLEQALTRHQSLADEVGRPLNRSDIDEAVIEGALMRVRPIMMTVIATIAGLLPIMFGDGAGSEVMRRIAAPMVGGMTSATILTLLVIPAAFLIWKRVGLAGPTQSAAVAGGVQ from the coding sequence ATGATCGGCTCTATTATCCGCTGGTCGATAGGCAATCGGCTGATCGTCCTCATTCTGGCAACCTTGTTGGCAGGGAGTGGTGTGTATTCGCTCGTCCGCATGCCAATGGACGCCATTCCCGACTTGTCGGATGTTCAGGTCATCATCAAGACAACCTACCCCGGGCAGGCTCCGCAGGTTGTCGAGGATCAAGTCACCTATCCACTGACAACGGCCATGCTGGCGGTGCCGGGCGCCGTGACAGTTCGCGGCTACTCCTTTTTCAACGACAGCTATGTCTATGTCATTTTCGAGGATGGGACCGATCTCTACTGGGCTCGTTCTCGGGTTCTGGAATACCTGTCCCAGGTGGCTCCAACCTTGCCAGACGCGGCCCGTCCGGCATTGGGGCCGGATGCAACCGGCGTTGGCTGGATCTATCAATATGCCCTGGTCGACCGGACCGGGCAGCACGATCTGGCCGACCTCCGCTCACTGCAGGACTGGTTCCTCAAATACGAACTCCAGACAATCGAGGGTGTGTCCGAGGTGGCCACGATTGGCGGCATGGTGCGGCAATACCAGGTTGTCGCCGACCCCGACCGGCTGCGTGCCCTGGGTATACCACTCTCTGCGGTCCGAACCGCGATCGAACGGGGCAACCAGGAAAGTGGCGGCCGAGTCATCGAGATGGCGGAAGCCGAGTACATGGTTCGGGCATCCGGCTATATCGAGGGTGTCGAGGACCTGGAAGCGATCCCGGTTGCGGTTACTGAAACTGGCACACCAATACTGATGTCGGACATTGCCGACATCACAATTGGACCGGAATTGCGGCGGGGCATCGGCGAGCTCAATGGTGAGGGCGAGGCGGTCGGCGGCGTTGTCGTCATGCGATATGGCGAGAATGCCCGCGCGACCATCCAGCGCGTCGAAGAGCGTCTGAATGAACTCGGTGCATCGCTGCCCGAGGGCGTGGAGATCGTCACCACCTACAACCGGGCGGGCCTGATTGAACGGGCAGTCTCCTCCCTGCGGGAAAAGTTGATCGAAGAATTCCTCGTCGTGGGGCTGATTTGTGCGCTTTTTCTTTTCCATTTCCGCTCGTCACTCGTGATCTTCCTGAGCTTGCCGCTGGGTATTCTCACCGCGATCATCGTCATGAATGCCCAAGGCATTAATGCCAATATCATGTCGTTGGGCGGCATAGCGATCGCCATTGGCGCCATGGTGGATGCCGCGATCGTCATGATCGAGAACATGCATAAGCATGCTGAGCGTGAACCGATCACGCGCGAAAACCGTTGGGAGATCGTCACCAAGGCCTCGGTCGAAGTGGGGCCGGCGCTCTTCTTTTCGCTCCTGATTGTGACCTTCAGCTTCGTTCCGATCTTCGCACTGGAAGCCCAAGAGGGGCGGCTCTTTCATCCGCTCGCCTTTACCAAGACCTACGCCATGGCGGCGGCTGCCGGCCTGGCCATTACCCTGGTGCCGGTTCTGATGGGTTATCTTGTGCGGGGCCGGATCACGCCGGAGCACAAGAATCCGGTCAATCGCCTTTTGATCGCGGGCTATCGGCCTTTCATTGGCCTTGCGATCCGCCGTCCTGTCGCCGTGCTGGTCGCGGCCGGCCTGGTGCTCGCCAGTGCCGCCGTGCCGTTGTCCCGCATGGGAAGCGAGTTCATGCCGGATCTCGATGAAGGTGACATCCTCTACATGCCGAGTGCTTTCCCCGGCGTGTCGGCGGGCAAAGTCACCGAATTGCTGCAGCAGACCAACCGCCTGATCATGACCGTGCCGGAGGTCCTCACAGTGCACGGGAAGGCGGGGCGAGCCGAGACCGCCACAGACCCGGCACCGTTGACCATGATCGAGACCACCATCCAGCTGCGACCGCGCGAAGAATGGAGGCCGGGCATCACAATTGACGACATTCGAGCCGAACTGGATGCCGCTGTGGATGTGCCCAGTCTTACCAATGCCTGGATCATGCCGATCCGCGGCCGAATCGATATGCTGGCCACAGGGATCAAGACTCCTGTCGGTATCAAGATTGCCGGCCCGGACCTAGATGTTATTGCCGAGATTGGCGAGGAGGTGGAAGCCATTATCCGGACACTGGACGGAACCGCATCGGTTTATGCCGAACGGGTTACCGGAGGCCGGTTTGTTGATATCGACGTCAATCGGCTGGAAGCCGCCCGGTTCGGGCTGAATGTCGCCGACGTCCATGATGTTGTTCGGACTGCGATCGGTGGCATGACTGTTGGCGAGAGTGTCGAGGGCCGGGAGCGATATCCCATCAATCTTCGCTACCCGCGTGACTATCGTAATTCTGTGGACTCGATCCGGGATCTGCCGGTGGTCACGCCGACCGGTGCCGAGATTCCGCTGGGGCGGGTTGCTGATATCTCGATCGCCGATGGCCCTGGTGTGATCCGCAGCGAAAATGCCCGTACCAATGGCTGGGTTTATGTCGATATCAATGGGGTCGATATCGGGAGCTATGTTGAGGAAGCCCAGCAGGCTTTGGCCGAGTATATGGAACTGCCGCCGGGATATTCGGTCAGTTGGTCCGGGCAGTTCGAATACATGGAGCGGGCACAGGCAAAGCTGGCGGTGGTCGTTCCGGTGACCCTGGTCATCATCTTGCTGCTGCTCTTCCTGAATTTCCGGAGGTTGACCCCGGTCCTGATGATCATGGGAACGCTGCCGCTGGCGCTGGTTGGCGGGGTCTGGCTGCTCGACATGCTCGGATATAATCTCTCCGTCGCTGTCGGTGTGGGTTTCATTGCCCTGGCAGGCGTTGCTGTCGAGATCGGGGTGTTGATGATCGTCTATCTGGAGCAAGCGCTCACCCGCCATCAGTCTCTTGCAGATGAAGTCGGCCGGCCGCTGAACAGATCGGATATTGACGAGGCGGTGATCGAGGGGGCCCTGATGCGGGTGCGCCCGATCATGATGACTGTCATTGCTACGATTGCCGGCCTATTGCCGATCATGTTCGGTGATGGAGCCGGGTCGGAAGTGATGCGACGGATCGCGGCACCCATGGTCGGCGGTATGACCAGCGCCACCATCCTGACCCTTCTGGTTATTCCAGCGGCGTTCCTGATCTGGAAACGTGTGGGGCTGGCCGGGCCGACACAATCCGCCGCAGTGGCAGGAGGCGTGCAGTGA
- a CDS encoding heavy metal translocating P-type ATPase, with protein sequence MHHQPVATDPVCGMEVRLGAGKPSYEHAGDAYHFCSQRCHDRFAEDPEHFLTGAHRDAYEDMPAGTTYTCPMDPEIIRDEPGDCPICGMALEPMGVPTGQEGPNPELIDFTRRFWFGAALTLPVLVLAMGPMLGLGFLREALGETRAAWAELVLATPVVLWSGWPFFERGVKSVINRHLNMFTLIAMGTGAAYLFSVVAVLAPGLFPDAFRHANGHVGVYFEAAAVIIVLVLLGQLMELRAREQTGSAIRALLDLAPKTALRVNVDGDDEEVPLEHIREGDHLRVRPGEKIPTDGVVVDGRSSVDESMISGEPVPVEKVKGEAVTGATVNGNGSLVIAARRVGKDTVLSQIVEMVANAQRSRAPIQKFADMASGRFVPAVIVVAAIAFISWSVWGPEPASAYGLIAAVSVLIIACPCALGLATPMSVMTATGRGAQAGVLIKNAEALERFAKVDTLIVDKTGTLTMGRPELAAVIAFAGHLEDDVLQMAASLERGSEHPLAEAIVQGAKSRGATMEVADQFEAITGKGVTGRVSGKAIALGNAALMDAAGISVSETATADANARRDEGETVMFVAIEGQLAGMVCVVDPIKPSAAQALEDLQELGFRLVMATGDNERTARSVAARLGLNDVRADVLPRDKARIVEELQADGCRVAMAGDGVNDAPALAQADVGIAMGTGADVAIESAGLTLVKGDLTGIVRARKLALATMRNIRENLFFALVYNAAGVPVAAGILYPVFGIMLSPMIAAAAMSLSSVSVITNSLRLRSVRLG encoded by the coding sequence ATGCATCACCAGCCCGTCGCGACCGATCCGGTCTGCGGCATGGAGGTGCGGCTGGGTGCCGGCAAGCCCAGCTACGAGCACGCAGGAGACGCATACCATTTCTGCTCGCAGCGCTGTCATGATCGTTTCGCTGAGGATCCCGAGCATTTTTTAACCGGAGCCCATCGAGACGCGTATGAAGACATGCCGGCAGGTACGACATACACCTGTCCAATGGATCCCGAGATCATTCGCGACGAGCCGGGTGATTGCCCGATCTGCGGCATGGCGCTCGAGCCGATGGGGGTGCCAACCGGTCAAGAGGGACCCAATCCTGAGTTAATCGACTTCACACGTCGCTTCTGGTTCGGTGCCGCCCTGACCCTTCCGGTCCTGGTTCTGGCGATGGGGCCGATGCTTGGTCTCGGCTTCCTGCGCGAAGCCTTGGGTGAGACCCGCGCGGCTTGGGCTGAGCTGGTTTTGGCAACACCCGTCGTCCTGTGGTCGGGCTGGCCTTTCTTTGAGCGCGGCGTGAAGTCAGTCATTAACCGTCATCTCAACATGTTCACCCTGATCGCGATGGGAACCGGTGCGGCCTATCTTTTCAGTGTGGTGGCGGTGTTGGCGCCTGGACTTTTTCCGGACGCCTTTCGCCACGCGAACGGTCATGTGGGCGTTTATTTTGAAGCGGCGGCGGTGATTATCGTCTTGGTGCTGCTCGGGCAATTGATGGAGTTGCGGGCCCGGGAACAGACCGGGTCGGCGATCCGGGCCCTTCTGGATCTGGCGCCCAAGACGGCATTGCGGGTCAATGTGGATGGGGACGACGAGGAAGTGCCTCTCGAGCATATCCGTGAAGGCGACCACTTGCGTGTCCGTCCGGGCGAAAAAATTCCGACCGATGGTGTTGTGGTCGACGGCCGGTCCTCGGTCGATGAATCGATGATTTCCGGTGAGCCCGTCCCGGTCGAGAAGGTCAAGGGCGAGGCGGTCACCGGGGCGACGGTCAACGGCAATGGGAGTCTTGTGATTGCGGCTCGCCGGGTCGGCAAAGACACGGTGTTGAGCCAGATCGTGGAAATGGTTGCCAACGCCCAGCGCAGCCGAGCGCCCATCCAAAAGTTCGCTGACATGGCGTCGGGTCGTTTTGTGCCGGCCGTGATCGTCGTCGCGGCGATCGCCTTCATTTCCTGGTCGGTCTGGGGGCCTGAACCGGCATCGGCCTATGGCCTTATCGCGGCCGTTTCCGTCTTGATCATTGCCTGTCCCTGCGCCCTGGGCTTGGCCACGCCGATGTCCGTGATGACCGCAACGGGGCGAGGCGCCCAGGCCGGAGTTCTGATCAAGAATGCTGAGGCGTTGGAACGATTCGCCAAGGTAGATACCCTGATCGTCGACAAGACCGGTACGCTGACCATGGGGCGCCCCGAACTCGCGGCCGTGATCGCGTTCGCGGGTCATCTGGAGGATGACGTCCTGCAAATGGCCGCAAGCCTCGAGCGCGGGTCCGAGCATCCACTCGCGGAGGCCATAGTACAAGGCGCCAAGAGTCGCGGGGCGACGATGGAAGTCGCCGACCAGTTCGAGGCCATCACGGGCAAGGGCGTGACAGGCCGGGTCTCCGGAAAGGCTATTGCTCTTGGCAATGCTGCGCTCATGGATGCCGCGGGCATTTCGGTCAGTGAGACCGCAACCGCCGACGCCAATGCTCGCCGGGACGAAGGTGAGACCGTGATGTTTGTTGCGATTGAAGGCCAACTGGCCGGCATGGTCTGCGTGGTCGATCCGATCAAACCGAGCGCGGCCCAGGCGCTTGAAGATCTTCAAGAACTGGGTTTCCGGCTGGTGATGGCAACCGGCGACAATGAGCGCACGGCCAGATCGGTTGCGGCCAGGCTCGGGCTGAACGATGTGCGGGCTGATGTATTGCCGCGTGACAAGGCCCGGATCGTGGAAGAGCTCCAGGCGGACGGGTGCAGGGTCGCCATGGCCGGCGATGGCGTCAATGACGCGCCCGCCCTTGCGCAGGCTGATGTCGGCATTGCCATGGGGACTGGCGCTGATGTGGCGATCGAGAGCGCGGGCCTGACCCTTGTGAAAGGCGATCTGACCGGCATTGTCAGGGCCCGCAAGCTTGCTCTCGCGACTATGCGCAATATCCGCGAGAACCTGTTTTTTGCCCTGGTTTACAATGCTGCTGGCGTCCCGGTGGCGGCCGGCATTCTCTACCCGGTCTTCGGCATCATGTTGTCACCAATGATAGCGGCTGCGGCGATGAGCCTGTCCTCCGTCTCGGTCATCACGAACTCCCTGCGCTTGAGGTCGGTCCGCTTGGGGTGA
- the cueR gene encoding Cu(I)-responsive transcriptional regulator, with translation MNVKDVSRATGLPSKTLRYYEEVGLVAPARADNGYRVYSETDVHKLAFVGRARSLGFSLDDCRALLSLYEDRSRASADVKALAMDHVAQVDRKLAEMTMIKSELQRLVLACHGDDRPDCPIMNGLAGD, from the coding sequence GTGAATGTGAAAGACGTCTCCCGTGCGACCGGCTTGCCCTCGAAAACCTTGCGGTATTACGAGGAGGTGGGCTTGGTCGCGCCGGCGCGGGCGGACAATGGATACCGCGTCTACTCAGAAACAGATGTTCACAAGCTCGCTTTTGTCGGTCGGGCGCGAAGTCTGGGCTTTTCGCTCGACGACTGTCGCGCTCTGCTGTCGCTGTACGAAGACCGGTCGAGGGCGAGTGCCGATGTGAAGGCATTGGCGATGGATCATGTTGCACAGGTTGATCGGAAATTGGCCGAGATGACGATGATCAAGTCAGAGCTGCAACGTCTCGTTCTGGCGTGTCATGGCGATGATCGGCCAGACTGTCCGATCATGAACGGACTGGCCGGCGATTAA
- a CDS encoding efflux RND transporter periplasmic adaptor subunit: MTPRTILLGTGTLLAGIALGALGMSLVGGSDIAATSDEREILYWVAPMDPNFRQDEPGRSPMGMDLIPVYAGSEPTDDSTITISSAVENNIGVRTANVTRGRFAEDLATVGYVRPIDDLASVVDVRAQGWIEDLRIAAVGDVVEAGDLLFRMYSPEIVTAQSEFLQAVNVSRPGLVAAAGSRLRALGVNQAQIDSIAQRGTPQRLVDVYAPRTGVVLEMNVREGAHAHPSMVVMTIADLREVWVVADLFEDEAAAIEPGQSVRLQSRAQPGRMWHGQVEYLYPTVDPRSRSIPVRMRFANSDGALRPEAYVNVRIEASPRDNVLSVPFEAVIRTGQSERVVLALGDGRYRLAQVRTGAEAGGRVEVLTGLSEGERVVVSSQFLIDSEASLQGVALRMAGADAPAAPPETVQGTGVVDGVMASHGMIDLTHDPIPELGWPVMSMSFFALDAVSLDGLSEGDEVSFTLRQNDEGQWRLASIARSDAAQPDPVVEGQGRVVTLMFDINMIEIDHERIEAIDMPAMSMVYELGDGVTLDGVSEGDHVSFSIDETRPGQWQLSGITVVRPSDAGGEE; the protein is encoded by the coding sequence ATGACCCCGCGTACAATCCTTCTGGGTACCGGCACTTTGTTGGCGGGGATCGCTCTTGGCGCGCTCGGCATGAGCCTTGTGGGCGGAAGCGATATTGCCGCAACATCCGACGAGCGGGAAATTCTCTACTGGGTCGCTCCGATGGACCCAAATTTTCGCCAGGACGAGCCGGGCAGGTCGCCCATGGGTATGGACTTGATCCCGGTATATGCCGGTAGTGAGCCCACGGACGATTCCACCATTACCATCTCCTCGGCTGTCGAGAACAACATCGGAGTCCGGACGGCAAATGTGACACGGGGTCGGTTTGCGGAAGACCTGGCCACGGTTGGCTATGTGCGGCCCATTGATGACCTAGCCTCTGTGGTTGATGTGCGGGCGCAAGGCTGGATCGAGGATCTGCGCATCGCCGCTGTAGGTGATGTGGTGGAAGCGGGCGACCTGCTTTTCCGTATGTACTCGCCGGAAATTGTCACGGCTCAAAGTGAATTCCTGCAAGCCGTCAATGTGTCCCGCCCGGGCCTGGTGGCGGCGGCGGGCTCGCGTCTGCGAGCCCTTGGGGTCAATCAGGCCCAGATTGACTCAATCGCGCAACGCGGCACGCCACAAAGATTGGTTGACGTTTACGCGCCACGAACAGGCGTTGTGCTGGAGATGAATGTTCGCGAAGGCGCGCATGCTCATCCGAGCATGGTGGTGATGACGATTGCGGACCTGCGAGAGGTCTGGGTTGTCGCGGATTTGTTTGAAGATGAGGCTGCAGCGATCGAGCCAGGGCAAAGCGTCCGGCTGCAGTCGCGCGCCCAGCCAGGCCGGATGTGGCACGGTCAGGTAGAGTATCTCTACCCGACTGTGGACCCGCGAAGTCGTTCCATTCCGGTGCGCATGCGCTTTGCAAACAGCGATGGTGCCTTGCGCCCCGAAGCCTATGTGAATGTTCGCATCGAGGCGTCGCCGCGCGACAATGTGCTGTCAGTTCCGTTCGAGGCGGTCATCCGTACCGGTCAATCGGAGCGGGTGGTTCTGGCACTGGGTGACGGCCGGTACCGTCTGGCGCAAGTGCGCACGGGTGCTGAGGCCGGTGGACGCGTCGAGGTTCTCACTGGCCTGTCGGAAGGTGAGCGCGTGGTGGTGTCCAGCCAGTTCCTGATCGATTCCGAAGCTAGTCTTCAGGGTGTCGCCTTGCGCATGGCGGGGGCTGACGCGCCCGCCGCACCCCCGGAGACTGTCCAAGGCACAGGGGTTGTCGACGGGGTGATGGCGTCGCACGGCATGATCGACCTGACACATGATCCGATCCCGGAACTCGGATGGCCGGTGATGAGCATGTCGTTCTTCGCGTTGGATGCCGTTTCGCTCGACGGCTTGTCGGAGGGTGATGAGGTGAGCTTCACCCTGCGTCAGAACGATGAAGGGCAGTGGCGTCTCGCCTCGATCGCTAGATCGGACGCGGCGCAGCCGGATCCCGTGGTCGAAGGGCAAGGCCGTGTCGTTACCCTTATGTTCGATATCAACATGATCGAGATCGATCATGAGCGCATCGAGGCGATCGATATGCCGGCCATGAGCATGGTCTACGAGTTGGGCGACGGTGTTACGCTTGATGGGGTCTCTGAAGGCGACCATGTCAGCTTTTCGATTGATGAAACGCGGCCAGGCCAGTGGCAGCTTTCTGGCATCACGGTCGTGCGGCCGAGCGATGCTGGAGGCGAGGAATGA
- a CDS encoding DUF2231 domain-containing protein — MRPTSEPAAMQMVGSDHVHDGEESPHMDELDHADALSPTTAGHAHWGERGASTPFERAMSRLGAFHSVAVHFPIGLILAAALAQALSLAGRLPAGAETVRFLVWTGAATGALAVLLGWAHSGPMATGETGVMLAHRVIGTGLLVGLAGLALLGEWSRKTDSQTPALLFSLMLFGLAAALMLNGFLGGALAHGGLRHLFGG, encoded by the coding sequence GTGAGACCGACGTCCGAACCGGCTGCCATGCAGATGGTTGGGTCGGATCATGTGCATGATGGCGAAGAGTCTCCTCATATGGATGAGCTTGATCACGCTGACGCGTTGTCCCCGACGACGGCCGGGCACGCCCATTGGGGTGAACGGGGCGCTTCGACGCCTTTCGAGCGGGCCATGTCGCGACTCGGGGCTTTCCACTCTGTTGCAGTACATTTCCCGATTGGCCTGATCCTCGCCGCTGCCCTCGCACAGGCACTCTCATTGGCTGGGCGTTTGCCCGCTGGAGCGGAAACGGTCCGCTTTCTCGTTTGGACAGGCGCGGCGACAGGAGCGCTCGCTGTCCTGCTGGGTTGGGCTCATTCGGGGCCAATGGCAACCGGCGAGACGGGGGTGATGTTAGCGCACCGGGTCATCGGCACCGGCCTTTTGGTCGGATTGGCCGGGCTTGCACTGCTGGGGGAATGGTCGCGCAAGACTGACAGCCAGACGCCGGCGCTTCTCTTCTCGCTGATGCTGTTCGGACTTGCCGCAGCCCTCATGCTCAACGGCTTTCTTGGCGGAGCGCTCGCCCATGGCGGCTTGCGCCACCTGTTCGGTGGCTGA
- a CDS encoding nuclear transport factor 2 family protein: MMHRTLALTMVLATSLSTPALANEVDEIEQVLENYSGALSDEDVAAAERWVMAEGEDFTIFEGSGSDIGWAVYRDHHLVPEFAAEHVTFHVYDWSGYSVQVDQEMAFATFDIRMEYEVRGEARERDAHGTAILVRTGDGWKLAHLHTS, from the coding sequence ATGATGCATCGTACTTTGGCTTTGACGATGGTTTTGGCTACGAGCCTTTCGACACCGGCCCTCGCGAACGAGGTGGACGAGATCGAACAGGTTTTGGAAAACTATTCCGGCGCCCTGTCGGACGAGGATGTCGCGGCGGCCGAACGCTGGGTGATGGCGGAGGGGGAAGACTTCACCATTTTCGAGGGAAGTGGCAGTGATATCGGCTGGGCCGTATATCGCGACCACCATCTCGTGCCCGAATTTGCCGCCGAGCACGTGACATTCCATGTGTACGACTGGTCAGGGTATTCTGTCCAAGTTGATCAGGAAATGGCATTTGCGACCTTCGACATCCGGATGGAGTATGAAGTCCGGGGCGAGGCCCGTGAACGGGATGCCCACGGCACCGCTATTCTGGTCCGCACCGGAGATGGGTGGAAGCTTGCCCATCTACACACATCCTGA